A DNA window from Hydractinia symbiolongicarpus strain clone_291-10 chromosome 6, HSymV2.1, whole genome shotgun sequence contains the following coding sequences:
- the LOC130647641 gene encoding very-long-chain enoyl-CoA reductase-like isoform X1, with the protein MTLSSTEKMDGCNAVFANTISYIGCLVVFVVIFIVKLPAEGLFPLVGNMLEGNGKKISPNAIRYILLTAWCFHFLRRGIEVFFVHIYKRKMSWIETLGGVIYYWCLALFNSWAIELYAYNPTYLPLIVIGITLYIIGEIGNCFHHYKLRCFRTKNYEDSRMISIKTGRVVPHGGLFEYILCPHYFCEILTWLGFFMVAWTLWSLLFLLCTIVTLVVYSNRKHEAYLNDFQNESYPKRKRLIPFVF; encoded by the exons ATGACATTAAGTTCAACGGAGAAG ATGGATGGTTGCAACGCCGTTTTCGCAAACACGATAAGCTATATTGGATGCCTAGTTGTATTTGTCGTTATTTTTATCGTCAAATTGCCTGCAGAAGGACTTTTTCCATTGGTTGGAAATATGTTAGAGGgcaatggaaaaaaaatatCCCCAAATGCGATTCGATATATTCTTCTCACAGCgtggtgttttcattttttgcgtCGTGGCATTGAAGTATTTTTCGTGcatatttataaaagaaaaatgtccTGGATTGAAACACTTGGTGGTGTCATTTACTACTGGTGTCTTGCACTATTTAATTCTTGGGCTATCGAGCTTTACGCTTATAACCCGACTTATCTACCGCTCATTGTTATTGGGATAACTTTATACATAATCGGGGAAATCGGAAACTGTTTTCATCATTACAAGTTGCGTTGTTTTCGAACAAAAAATTATGAAGATTCGAGAATGATTTCTATTAAAACAGGCCGTGTCGTTCCCCACGGCGGATTATTCGAATATATTCTATGTCCTCATTATTTCTGTGAGATTTTAACATGGCTCGGATTTTTTATGGTGGCGTGGACACTGTGGTCGTTGTTGTTTCTCCTGTGCACGATTGTGACTTTGGTGGTATATTCAAATAGAAAACACGAAGCATATTTAAATGACTTTCAAAATGAGAGTTATCCGAAACGGAAAAGATTGATCCCATTCGTATTTTGA
- the LOC130647641 gene encoding very-long-chain enoyl-CoA reductase-like isoform X3: MDGCNAVFANTISYIGCLVVFVVIFIVKLPAEGLFPLVGNMLEGNGKKISPNAIRYILLTAWCFHFLRRGIEVFFVHIYKRKMSWIETLGGVIYYWCLALFNSWAIELYAYNPTYLPLIVIGITLYIIGEIGNCFHHYKLRCFRTKNYEDSRMISIKTGRVVPHGGLFEYILCPHYFCEILTWLGFFMVAWTLWSLLFLLCTIVTLVVYSNRKHEAYLNDFQNESYPKRKRLIPFVF; the protein is encoded by the coding sequence ATGGATGGTTGCAACGCCGTTTTCGCAAACACGATAAGCTATATTGGATGCCTAGTTGTATTTGTCGTTATTTTTATCGTCAAATTGCCTGCAGAAGGACTTTTTCCATTGGTTGGAAATATGTTAGAGGgcaatggaaaaaaaatatCCCCAAATGCGATTCGATATATTCTTCTCACAGCgtggtgttttcattttttgcgtCGTGGCATTGAAGTATTTTTCGTGcatatttataaaagaaaaatgtccTGGATTGAAACACTTGGTGGTGTCATTTACTACTGGTGTCTTGCACTATTTAATTCTTGGGCTATCGAGCTTTACGCTTATAACCCGACTTATCTACCGCTCATTGTTATTGGGATAACTTTATACATAATCGGGGAAATCGGAAACTGTTTTCATCATTACAAGTTGCGTTGTTTTCGAACAAAAAATTATGAAGATTCGAGAATGATTTCTATTAAAACAGGCCGTGTCGTTCCCCACGGCGGATTATTCGAATATATTCTATGTCCTCATTATTTCTGTGAGATTTTAACATGGCTCGGATTTTTTATGGTGGCGTGGACACTGTGGTCGTTGTTGTTTCTCCTGTGCACGATTGTGACTTTGGTGGTATATTCAAATAGAAAACACGAAGCATATTTAAATGACTTTCAAAATGAGAGTTATCCGAAACGGAAAAGATTGATCCCATTCGTATTTTGA
- the LOC130647641 gene encoding very-long-chain enoyl-CoA reductase-like isoform X2: MKYRKVSMDGCNAVFANTISYIGCLVVFVVIFIVKLPAEGLFPLVGNMLEGNGKKISPNAIRYILLTAWCFHFLRRGIEVFFVHIYKRKMSWIETLGGVIYYWCLALFNSWAIELYAYNPTYLPLIVIGITLYIIGEIGNCFHHYKLRCFRTKNYEDSRMISIKTGRVVPHGGLFEYILCPHYFCEILTWLGFFMVAWTLWSLLFLLCTIVTLVVYSNRKHEAYLNDFQNESYPKRKRLIPFVF, from the exons atgaagtatagaaaagtttct ATGGATGGTTGCAACGCCGTTTTCGCAAACACGATAAGCTATATTGGATGCCTAGTTGTATTTGTCGTTATTTTTATCGTCAAATTGCCTGCAGAAGGACTTTTTCCATTGGTTGGAAATATGTTAGAGGgcaatggaaaaaaaatatCCCCAAATGCGATTCGATATATTCTTCTCACAGCgtggtgttttcattttttgcgtCGTGGCATTGAAGTATTTTTCGTGcatatttataaaagaaaaatgtccTGGATTGAAACACTTGGTGGTGTCATTTACTACTGGTGTCTTGCACTATTTAATTCTTGGGCTATCGAGCTTTACGCTTATAACCCGACTTATCTACCGCTCATTGTTATTGGGATAACTTTATACATAATCGGGGAAATCGGAAACTGTTTTCATCATTACAAGTTGCGTTGTTTTCGAACAAAAAATTATGAAGATTCGAGAATGATTTCTATTAAAACAGGCCGTGTCGTTCCCCACGGCGGATTATTCGAATATATTCTATGTCCTCATTATTTCTGTGAGATTTTAACATGGCTCGGATTTTTTATGGTGGCGTGGACACTGTGGTCGTTGTTGTTTCTCCTGTGCACGATTGTGACTTTGGTGGTATATTCAAATAGAAAACACGAAGCATATTTAAATGACTTTCAAAATGAGAGTTATCCGAAACGGAAAAGATTGATCCCATTCGTATTTTGA